The Sebastes fasciatus isolate fSebFas1 chromosome 13, fSebFas1.pri, whole genome shotgun sequence genome includes a region encoding these proteins:
- the LOC141781389 gene encoding nucleoside diphosphate kinase B-like, with protein MEQTFIAVKPDGVQRGLCGEIIKRLETRGFRLVAAKFVQSSEDHMKQHYLDLKDMPFYGGLCKYMSSGPVFAMVWEGQGIVKLARMMMGETNPADSKPGSIRGDLCINIGRNIIHGSDTLENAKREIGLWFKAEEFVKYTPCAQAFLYE; from the exons ATGGAGCAGACCTTCATCGCTGTGAAGCCCGACGGCGTCCAGAGAGGACTCTGCGGCGAGATCATCAAGCGCCTGGAAACCAGAGGCTTCAGGCTGGTGGCTGCCAAGTTCGTGCAG agctCCGAGGATCACATGAAGCAGCACTACCTGGACCTGAAGGACATGCCCTTCTACGGTGGTCTGTGCAAGTACATGTCCTCCGGACCCGTCTTCGCCATg GTTTGGGAGGGTCAGGGCATCGTGAAGCTGGCCAGGATGATGATGGGTGAGACCAACCCCGCCGACTCCAAGCCCGGCAGCATCCGTGGAGACCTGTGCATCAACATCGGCAG GAACATCATCCACGGCAGCGACACCCTGGAGAACGCCAAGCGTGAGATCGGCCTGTGGTTCAAGGCCGAGGAGTTCGTCAAATACACCCCCTGCGCCCAGGCCTTCCTGTATGAGTAG